Proteins co-encoded in one Dehalogenimonas sp. WBC-2 genomic window:
- a CDS encoding 2-keto-3-deoxy-D-arabino-heptulosonate-7-phosphate synthase I beta, with translation MIIMKKDATPEQVQHVIDEVSRVGLRTDVSHGQYLTVIGLVGDERKVDFAHLAALPGVKEARMIEAPYKLINREYSNAYGETSTHIVKIGPVELGVEEPVFIAGPCAVESRESLFRIAEQVKKAGAHVLRGGVFKPRSSVHSFQGLGSAGNEEAIEALTWLKEAGQAFGMPVVTEVRGEAQVELVSQYVDIIQIGSRNMYDQDLLQAAARKKLPIMFKRHFGASIEEFLCFAEYIAAEGNKDIILCERGIVPVGKGKNFTRYMLDLAAVPVVQKETFLPIIVDPSHATGRRDLIRSMSLASIAAGASGLMIEVHDRPEEALVDASQMISPAELKEIIGVARQLRRIAVK, from the coding sequence ATGATCATCATGAAAAAGGACGCCACACCGGAGCAGGTCCAGCACGTCATCGATGAAGTGAGCAGAGTTGGTCTGCGAACTGATGTATCGCACGGCCAGTACCTCACCGTTATCGGTCTCGTCGGTGATGAACGCAAAGTGGATTTTGCCCACCTGGCAGCCCTTCCCGGAGTAAAGGAGGCTAGAATGATTGAGGCGCCCTACAAGCTGATCAACAGGGAGTATTCCAACGCATATGGCGAGACCAGCACGCATATCGTCAAGATCGGACCGGTCGAACTCGGTGTTGAAGAGCCGGTGTTCATCGCCGGCCCCTGCGCCGTGGAAAGCCGCGAGTCTCTGTTTCGCATCGCCGAACAGGTAAAGAAGGCTGGCGCTCATGTCCTCCGCGGCGGAGTCTTCAAACCGCGCTCCAGTGTCCATTCCTTTCAAGGTCTCGGCTCTGCTGGAAATGAAGAAGCCATTGAAGCTTTAACATGGCTCAAAGAAGCCGGCCAGGCCTTCGGTATGCCGGTGGTAACCGAGGTCCGCGGCGAAGCTCAAGTAGAACTGGTCAGCCAATACGTTGATATCATCCAGATCGGTTCCCGTAATATGTATGATCAGGATTTACTTCAGGCAGCCGCGCGGAAGAAGTTACCTATAATGTTCAAACGACATTTCGGTGCTTCGATCGAGGAGTTCCTGTGTTTCGCTGAATACATCGCCGCTGAGGGCAACAAGGATATCATCCTTTGCGAACGCGGTATCGTGCCGGTTGGTAAAGGCAAAAACTTCACCCGGTATATGCTTGATCTGGCGGCAGTGCCGGTGGTGCAAAAGGAAACTTTCCTTCCTATTATTGTTGACCCCAGCCACGCCACCGGACGCCGTGACCTCATCCGCTCGATGAGTCTGGCTTCAATCGCTGCAGGCGCTTCCGGTCTGATGATTGAGGTCCATGACCGTCCGGAAGAAGCCCTCGTCGATGCCTCTCAGATGATTAGCCCTGCTGAACTCAAAGAGATCATCGGCGTAGCAAGACAGTTACGCCGGATTGCCGTAAAATAA
- the rpsL gene encoding 30S ribosomal protein S12 — protein sequence MPTVNQLIRKGRRSLSKKAKTPALHYSFNALKNRNTYGAGSPQKRGVCLQVKTTTPKKPNSALRKIARVRLSNHMEVTAYIPGEGHNLQEHSVVLIRGGRVPDLPGVRYHIVRGTLDTAGVANRKQGRSKYGTKVAKATPAKKK from the coding sequence ATGCCGACGGTTAACCAGTTGATTAGGAAAGGGCGCCGCAGTCTGAGCAAGAAGGCCAAGACTCCGGCGTTGCATTACAGTTTCAACGCGCTTAAAAATCGTAACACTTATGGCGCCGGTTCACCCCAAAAACGCGGCGTGTGTCTTCAGGTGAAGACTACAACTCCGAAAAAACCCAACTCGGCGCTTCGGAAGATCGCCCGGGTGCGGCTGTCCAATCATATGGAAGTTACGGCTTATATTCCTGGCGAAGGTCATAACCTGCAGGAGCACTCGGTAGTATTGATCCGTGGCGGCCGCGTACCGGATCTACCGGGCGTACGCTATCATATCGTTCGCGGCACTCTTGATACGGCTGGCGTGGCTAACCGCAAACAAGGACGCTCCAAGTATGGCACCAAAGTGGCCAAAGCAACCCCGGCAAAAAAGAAATAA
- the rpsG gene encoding 30S ribosomal protein S7 translates to MGRRSSGIKHPTVPDAKYNSVIVAKLINRLMYSGKQNTAERVVYDAMELMTAQEGKDAVTLVEQAVKNVTPLIEVKARRVGGANYQVPVEVRPERAFSLALRWLAKSSRARSGKSMAEKLSAELNDAAKGLGSAVKKREETHKMAEANRAFAHYRW, encoded by the coding sequence ATGGGAAGACGCAGTTCCGGCATCAAACACCCGACGGTACCTGACGCTAAATATAACAGTGTTATCGTTGCCAAGCTTATTAATCGTCTGATGTATTCAGGTAAACAGAATACTGCAGAACGGGTGGTATATGATGCCATGGAACTCATGACCGCTCAGGAGGGTAAGGATGCCGTCACCCTGGTGGAGCAAGCGGTCAAAAATGTTACGCCATTAATTGAAGTCAAAGCGCGGCGGGTGGGTGGCGCTAACTACCAGGTACCGGTTGAAGTCCGCCCGGAACGTGCCTTTTCTCTGGCTTTACGCTGGCTGGCTAAATCATCCCGAGCCCGTTCCGGCAAATCCATGGCGGAGAAACTTTCAGCTGAACTTAATGATGCCGCCAAGGGATTGGGTTCTGCAGTCAAGAAGCGGGAAGAAACCCATAAAATGGCTGAGGCTAACCGCGCCTTTGCCCACTACCGCTGGTAA
- a CDS encoding 3-dehydroquinate synthase, which produces MGEGLLTQVPGLLGHHGISRRLMVITNQTVARLYGDCLMQTLKAADIEASMMVVSDGEASKSLVVAGKLYEGLANRRAERNTPILALGGGVVGDLAGFVAATFQRGVPFVQIPTTLLAQVDSSIGGKVAVNTGKLKNMAGTFHQPRLVISDTAALKTLPMKEIRNGLAEVIKCAIIEDTELFSFLEGSMPVLLDRDIGALTYAAHRAAEVKARIVEKDERDIGIRHILNFGHTFGHAIECVSGFKISHGTSVAIGMALAARLANRLELLDITSLERILRLIAAAGLPVSMPFKHPDAITRAMQHDKKITDSKLKFILPSEIGSVTIKNDIDPHAVAEVLAT; this is translated from the coding sequence ATGGGTGAAGGACTGCTGACACAGGTACCCGGCCTCCTGGGACACCATGGCATCAGCAGGCGGTTGATGGTAATCACCAATCAGACTGTCGCCCGGCTCTACGGCGATTGCCTGATGCAAACTCTCAAAGCGGCGGATATTGAAGCCAGCATGATGGTCGTTTCCGATGGCGAAGCCAGCAAATCCCTGGTTGTCGCCGGAAAGCTCTATGAAGGTCTAGCCAACCGGCGTGCCGAGCGGAACACCCCTATTCTGGCTCTGGGCGGCGGGGTAGTGGGAGATCTGGCCGGCTTTGTGGCCGCCACCTTCCAACGCGGCGTACCTTTTGTGCAGATCCCGACCACTCTGTTAGCTCAGGTTGATTCCAGCATCGGTGGCAAGGTCGCGGTGAATACCGGAAAACTCAAGAATATGGCCGGAACCTTTCATCAGCCGCGCTTGGTGATAAGCGACACTGCAGCATTGAAAACACTGCCGATGAAAGAGATACGGAACGGTCTGGCCGAAGTTATCAAATGTGCCATAATCGAGGATACGGAACTGTTCAGCTTCCTTGAAGGCAGTATGCCAGTCTTACTGGACAGGGACATCGGCGCTTTGACCTATGCCGCGCACCGCGCCGCTGAGGTCAAAGCCCGGATTGTTGAAAAAGACGAACGCGACATAGGGATACGCCACATTCTTAATTTCGGTCATACCTTCGGCCATGCCATCGAGTGTGTCTCCGGTTTCAAGATCAGCCATGGAACATCGGTGGCCATAGGTATGGCCTTAGCCGCCAGACTGGCTAACCGGCTTGAACTTCTCGACATCACAAGCTTGGAACGCATTTTAAGGCTCATCGCCGCAGCGGGATTGCCGGTTTCCATGCCGTTTAAACACCCGGATGCTATTACTCGCGCCATGCAACACGACAAGAAAATTACCGATAGTAAACTTAAATTTATTCTGCCAAGCGAAATCGGCAGCGTTACTATTAAAAATGATATAGACCCCCACGCCGTCGCAGAGGTCTTAGCGACATGA
- the rpsJ gene encoding 30S ribosomal protein S10: MGKQKIRIKLKGFDHKVLDQSAVQIVEALERTGAIISGPVPLPTHIKKFSVIRASFIDKDSQEQFEIRTHKRLIDIVETTSKTIDALTSLNMPAGVDIDIKL; the protein is encoded by the coding sequence ATGGGAAAACAAAAAATCCGGATCAAACTTAAAGGGTTCGATCATAAGGTGCTCGACCAGTCAGCAGTGCAGATTGTCGAAGCGCTGGAACGCACCGGGGCGATCATTTCAGGGCCGGTGCCGTTGCCGACCCATATTAAAAAGTTTAGCGTTATTCGGGCTTCCTTTATAGACAAGGACTCTCAAGAACAGTTTGAAATACGCACTCACAAGCGTCTGATAGACATCGTGGAAACAACATCTAAAACGATCGATGCCCTTACGAGCCTTAATATGCCTGCGGGCGTCGATATTGATATTAAGCTTTAG
- a CDS encoding bacterioferritin has translation MKGDPKVIEVLNSLLADELTAINQYMVHSEMCDNWNYDKLHKAIEKRAITEMKHAEKLIGRILFLEGIPVVSNYNKIFIGADVPKMFENDRIAEAGAIKNYNAAIVLCAQAVDYATRDILQAILDDEDSHIDEIEGIQDQISQMGIQVFLSTKVE, from the coding sequence ATGAAAGGCGATCCCAAGGTAATTGAAGTCTTGAACTCCTTGCTGGCCGATGAACTGACTGCCATCAACCAGTACATGGTCCACTCTGAGATGTGCGACAACTGGAACTACGACAAACTCCACAAAGCCATCGAAAAACGCGCCATCACCGAAATGAAGCACGCCGAAAAACTAATCGGGCGGATCCTTTTCTTGGAAGGCATCCCTGTCGTCAGCAACTACAATAAGATCTTCATCGGCGCTGATGTTCCCAAGATGTTTGAAAATGATCGTATCGCTGAAGCCGGTGCCATCAAGAACTACAACGCAGCTATCGTCCTGTGCGCTCAGGCGGTGGACTACGCCACCAGGGATATTCTGCAAGCTATTCTGGATGATGAAGATTCTCATATCGATGAGATCGAGGGTATTCAGGACCAGATTTCCCAGATGGGTATCCAGGTTTTCCTGTCTACTAAAGTGGAATAA
- a CDS encoding translation elongation factor, producing the protein MNQDRTFELDKIRNIGIIAHIDAGKTTTTERILYYTGRTYKIGNVDDGNTVMDWMQQERERGITITSAATACHWRDYRINIIDTPGHVDFTAEVERSLRVLDGGVVVFDGVAGVEAQSETVWRQANRYGVPRICFINKMDRTGADFPRCIRMIEERLKAHHIVVAIPIGSGECFGGIIDLIQGKAYSQDGDQNTPESVEIPMPECERERFELARHQMIEKLAEADDEIMCAYLDGQTLTAEQIIKGLRRVTLSNKAIPVLCGSSFRQKGVKILLDAVVNYLPSPLDTPPVVGIDPRTQEESPRAVNDDAPFSALAFKVVSDPFVGRLVYFRVYSGVINASAGVLNSTRGEKERIGRLLVMHANAREEVDKADTGSIIASLGLKNTFTGDTLCDPSHPVLLENITFPEPVISISIEPKTRADQEKMVDALQKLADEDPTFKVSYNEETGQNIIAGMGELHLDVLVSRMLTEYKVAAKVGQPRVAYRETITVPADAEGRFVRQSGGRGQYGHVKIKVEPLLDSTAIEVTDDVRGGTVPKNFINAAANGIKEAATTGAYAGYPMVGVKVSIYDGSYHDVDSNEMAFKTAGSMALKAAVIKAKPVLLEPIMKMEVVTPEEYMGDIIGDLNSRRGHISSIEPRGDTTVIHAFVPLAETFGYATTIRSISKGRATSSMEFHKYQELPANIAKTVMETEAVTK; encoded by the coding sequence ATGAATCAAGATAGAACTTTCGAATTAGATAAGATCCGCAATATCGGTATCATTGCCCATATTGATGCCGGTAAAACGACAACGACGGAACGTATCCTCTATTACACCGGGCGTACCTATAAAATCGGTAACGTTGATGACGGTAATACAGTGATGGACTGGATGCAACAGGAACGTGAGCGAGGCATTACCATTACCTCCGCGGCAACCGCCTGTCATTGGCGTGATTATCGCATTAACATTATAGATACTCCCGGGCATGTGGACTTTACCGCTGAGGTGGAACGCTCATTGCGAGTACTTGACGGTGGCGTCGTTGTTTTTGACGGTGTCGCTGGTGTGGAAGCACAGTCGGAAACGGTGTGGCGTCAGGCCAATCGTTACGGCGTGCCCCGCATTTGTTTTATCAATAAAATGGATCGCACCGGGGCCGATTTCCCCCGCTGTATCAGGATGATTGAAGAGCGGCTCAAAGCTCACCATATAGTTGTAGCCATTCCTATCGGCAGCGGCGAATGTTTTGGCGGTATTATTGACCTTATTCAGGGTAAGGCTTATAGCCAGGATGGTGATCAGAACACCCCTGAATCAGTAGAGATACCGATGCCTGAATGTGAGCGGGAGCGGTTTGAGTTGGCCAGGCATCAAATGATTGAGAAATTGGCTGAGGCCGATGATGAGATCATGTGCGCTTATCTTGACGGTCAAACACTGACCGCAGAACAGATCATTAAAGGATTGCGGCGCGTAACCTTAAGTAATAAAGCCATTCCCGTTCTCTGCGGTAGTTCATTCCGTCAAAAGGGTGTGAAAATTCTGCTGGATGCCGTGGTTAATTATCTGCCATCACCGCTGGATACGCCTCCGGTGGTTGGTATTGATCCCCGGACTCAAGAAGAAAGTCCCAGGGCGGTGAACGATGACGCGCCATTCTCCGCCCTGGCGTTCAAAGTGGTTTCCGACCCCTTTGTTGGCCGGTTGGTATATTTCCGGGTCTATTCCGGAGTCATTAATGCCAGCGCCGGGGTATTGAACAGCACTCGCGGTGAAAAAGAACGTATTGGCCGTCTGCTGGTGATGCATGCCAACGCGCGGGAAGAAGTGGATAAAGCCGATACCGGATCTATTATTGCCAGCCTGGGACTTAAGAATACCTTCACCGGCGATACATTATGTGATCCCAGTCATCCGGTATTGCTTGAGAATATCACCTTTCCCGAGCCGGTAATCTCTATCTCTATCGAACCCAAGACGCGTGCCGATCAGGAAAAAATGGTAGATGCGCTGCAAAAACTGGCCGACGAAGACCCGACATTTAAAGTATCTTACAACGAGGAGACCGGACAAAATATCATCGCAGGCATGGGTGAACTCCATCTGGATGTGCTGGTCAGCCGGATGTTGACCGAGTACAAAGTGGCGGCCAAGGTGGGACAACCCAGGGTAGCCTACCGTGAAACGATTACCGTTCCGGCTGATGCCGAGGGACGTTTTGTCCGCCAGTCCGGTGGACGTGGCCAATATGGCCATGTCAAGATCAAGGTTGAACCGCTGCTGGATTCCACGGCGATTGAAGTAACCGATGATGTCCGGGGCGGTACGGTGCCCAAGAACTTTATTAACGCGGCGGCAAATGGCATTAAGGAAGCGGCTACCACCGGTGCTTACGCTGGTTATCCTATGGTCGGCGTTAAGGTCAGCATTTATGACGGCAGTTACCACGATGTTGATTCCAATGAAATGGCCTTTAAAACCGCAGGGTCTATGGCTCTTAAGGCGGCGGTGATTAAAGCTAAACCAGTACTTCTTGAGCCAATCATGAAGATGGAAGTTGTGACACCGGAAGAATACATGGGTGATATTATCGGCGATCTTAACTCGCGCCGCGGTCATATATCATCCATCGAACCCCGCGGCGACACGACTGTTATTCATGCTTTTGTGCCGCTGGCCGAGACTTTCGGTTACGCAACCACCATACGCAGCATATCCAAGGGGCGGGCTACCTCTTCAATGGAGTTCCATAAGTACCAGGAACTGCCGGCCAATATTGCCAAGACGGTCATGGAGACCGAGGCAGTGACGAAATAG